In Oncorhynchus clarkii lewisi isolate Uvic-CL-2024 chromosome 2, UVic_Ocla_1.0, whole genome shotgun sequence, one DNA window encodes the following:
- the LOC139373031 gene encoding rab-like protein 2A isoform X4 gives MAGDASGIPELDQDKYDADEEVKIICLGDSAVGKSKLMERFLIDGYHPQQLSTYALTLYKYTTTIDSKAVLVDFWDTAGQERFQSMHPSYYHKAHACIMVFDVQRKITYKNLTSWYTGLREYRPEIPCVVVANKIDADMKVTQRNFNFAKKQGLPLYFVSAADGTNVVKMFKESIKMAMSYKQNSSDFMDEVMQELEVQTFELEQKKKESLEMAEGLKPDSPESVCLAGC, from the exons ATGGCAGGCGACGCCAGTGGCATTCCTGAACTGGACCAAGATAAATATGATGCCGATGAAGAAGTCAAGATAATCTGCCTTGGCGACAGTGCAGTGGGAAAATCCAA GTTGATGGAGAGGTTTCTGATAGACGGATA TCATCCCCAGCAGCTGTCAACCTATGCCCTGACGCTCTACAAATACACTACCACCATCGACAGCAAGGCTGTATTAGTAG ACTTCTGGGATACGGCCGGACAGGAGAGGTTCCAGAGCATGCATCCCTCATACTACCATAAGGCTCACGCTTGTATCATG GTGTTTGATGTGCAGAGGAAGATCACTTATAAGAACCTGACCAGCTGGTATACAGGGCTGAGAGAGTACAGGCCTGAGATACCCTGTGTGGTGGTGGCTAATAAGATAGATG CTGATATGAAGGTGACCCAGAGGAACTTTAACTTTGCCAAGAAGCAGGGACTTCCTTTGTACTTTGTATCTGCTGCTGATGGGACCAATGTAGTCAAG ATGTTCAAAGAATCAATCAAAATGGCAATGTCTTACAAGCAGAACTCTAGTGACTTCATGGATGAAGTAATGCAGGAGCTGGAGGTACA AACTTTTGAGCTGGAGCAGAAGAAGAAGGAATCGTTAGAGATGGCTGAGGGACTTAAACCAGACAgccctgagtctgtctgtctggctggatgTTGA
- the LOC139373031 gene encoding rab-like protein 2A isoform X3 translates to MAGDASGIPELDQDKYDADEEVKIICLGDSAVGKSKLMERFLIDGYHPQQLSTYALTLYKYTTTIDSKAVLVDFWDTAGQERFQSMHPSYYHKAHACIMVFDVQRKITYKNLTSWYTGLREYRPEIPCVVVANKIDADMKVTQRNFNFAKKQGLPLYFVSAADGTNVVKMFKESIKMAMSYKQNSSDFMDEVMQELENF, encoded by the exons ATGGCAGGCGACGCCAGTGGCATTCCTGAACTGGACCAAGATAAATATGATGCCGATGAAGAAGTCAAGATAATCTGCCTTGGCGACAGTGCAGTGGGAAAATCCAA GTTGATGGAGAGGTTTCTGATAGACGGATA TCATCCCCAGCAGCTGTCAACCTATGCCCTGACGCTCTACAAATACACTACCACCATCGACAGCAAGGCTGTATTAGTAG ACTTCTGGGATACGGCCGGACAGGAGAGGTTCCAGAGCATGCATCCCTCATACTACCATAAGGCTCACGCTTGTATCATG GTGTTTGATGTGCAGAGGAAGATCACTTATAAGAACCTGACCAGCTGGTATACAGGGCTGAGAGAGTACAGGCCTGAGATACCCTGTGTGGTGGTGGCTAATAAGATAGATG CTGATATGAAGGTGACCCAGAGGAACTTTAACTTTGCCAAGAAGCAGGGACTTCCTTTGTACTTTGTATCTGCTGCTGATGGGACCAATGTAGTCAAG ATGTTCAAAGAATCAATCAAAATGGCAATGTCTTACAAGCAGAACTCTAGTGACTTCATGGATGAAGTAATGCAGGAGCTGGAG AACTTTTGA
- the LOC139373031 gene encoding rab-like protein 2A isoform X2: MAGDASGIPELDQDKYDADEEVKIICLGDSAVGKSKLMERFLIDGYHPQQLSTYALTLYKYTTTIDSKAVLVDFWDTAGQERFQSMHPSYYHKAHACIMVFDVQRKITYKNLTSWYTGLREYRPEIPCVVVANKIDADMKVTQRNFNFAKKQGLPLYFVSAADGTNVVKMFKESIKMAMSYKQNSSDFMDEVMQELEALLFKVAPTQGNAQNF, from the exons ATGGCAGGCGACGCCAGTGGCATTCCTGAACTGGACCAAGATAAATATGATGCCGATGAAGAAGTCAAGATAATCTGCCTTGGCGACAGTGCAGTGGGAAAATCCAA GTTGATGGAGAGGTTTCTGATAGACGGATA TCATCCCCAGCAGCTGTCAACCTATGCCCTGACGCTCTACAAATACACTACCACCATCGACAGCAAGGCTGTATTAGTAG ACTTCTGGGATACGGCCGGACAGGAGAGGTTCCAGAGCATGCATCCCTCATACTACCATAAGGCTCACGCTTGTATCATG GTGTTTGATGTGCAGAGGAAGATCACTTATAAGAACCTGACCAGCTGGTATACAGGGCTGAGAGAGTACAGGCCTGAGATACCCTGTGTGGTGGTGGCTAATAAGATAGATG CTGATATGAAGGTGACCCAGAGGAACTTTAACTTTGCCAAGAAGCAGGGACTTCCTTTGTACTTTGTATCTGCTGCTGATGGGACCAATGTAGTCAAG ATGTTCAAAGAATCAATCAAAATGGCAATGTCTTACAAGCAGAACTCTAGTGACTTCATGGATGAAGTAATGCAGGAGCTGGAG GCTCTGCTCTTCAAGGTTGCTCCCACCCAAGGAAATGCTCAG AACTTTTGA
- the LOC139373031 gene encoding rab-like protein 2A isoform X1 — MAGDASGIPELDQDKYDADEEVKIICLGDSAVGKSKLMERFLIDGYHPQQLSTYALTLYKYTTTIDSKAVLVDFWDTAGQERFQSMHPSYYHKAHACIMVFDVQRKITYKNLTSWYTGLREYRPEIPCVVVANKIDADMKVTQRNFNFAKKQGLPLYFVSAADGTNVVKMFKESIKMAMSYKQNSSDFMDEVMQELEALLFKVAPTQGNAQVMNLTKLGVREQSICHALDKQKSRTKRQQFAEVYLKEVPSCCVFNV, encoded by the exons ATGGCAGGCGACGCCAGTGGCATTCCTGAACTGGACCAAGATAAATATGATGCCGATGAAGAAGTCAAGATAATCTGCCTTGGCGACAGTGCAGTGGGAAAATCCAA GTTGATGGAGAGGTTTCTGATAGACGGATA TCATCCCCAGCAGCTGTCAACCTATGCCCTGACGCTCTACAAATACACTACCACCATCGACAGCAAGGCTGTATTAGTAG ACTTCTGGGATACGGCCGGACAGGAGAGGTTCCAGAGCATGCATCCCTCATACTACCATAAGGCTCACGCTTGTATCATG GTGTTTGATGTGCAGAGGAAGATCACTTATAAGAACCTGACCAGCTGGTATACAGGGCTGAGAGAGTACAGGCCTGAGATACCCTGTGTGGTGGTGGCTAATAAGATAGATG CTGATATGAAGGTGACCCAGAGGAACTTTAACTTTGCCAAGAAGCAGGGACTTCCTTTGTACTTTGTATCTGCTGCTGATGGGACCAATGTAGTCAAG ATGTTCAAAGAATCAATCAAAATGGCAATGTCTTACAAGCAGAACTCTAGTGACTTCATGGATGAAGTAATGCAGGAGCTGGAG GCTCTGCTCTTCAAGGTTGCTCCCACCCAAGGAAATGCTCAGGTAATGAACCTAACAAAGCTAGGGGTAAGGGAGCAGAGTATCTGCCATGCCCTTGATAAACAGAAGAGCAGAACCAAAAGGCAGCAGTTTGCTGAAGTCTATTTGAAAGAAGTGCCATCATGCTGTGTGTTCAATGTCTGA
- the LOC139382320 gene encoding ciliary microtubule associated protein 1B yields the protein MSGTDVWVGSWRPHKPRGPIAALYSSPGPKYALPGATGLNYHDPRKLKAPAFSFGTRHRQFSSDCSPGPGYLVPSNITRIGRDGTPAYSLYSRPNDPQLFQTPGPGRYSPERSGKSAYYSAPAYSLSARSKGFRNDQTPGPAAYMLPSVLGPATVNKTSAPNFSLRGRSKIGSFHEDLQKTPGPGTYRVVDPCTYKHKPPHYSMTGRNSMPGDTTRKPGPGAHHPEQVTFTRIKPPSFSFGIRHSEFIAPLIVDLAE from the exons ATgtcaggcactgatgtttggGTTGGCTCCTGGAGGCCCCACAAGCCCAGAGGCCCCATTGCTGCACTCTACAGCAGCCCTGGACCCAAGTATGCCCTGCCTGGAGCGACAG GTCTGAACTACCATGACCCCAGGAAGCTGAAAGCACCGGCGTTCAGTTTTGGGACACGCCATCGCCAATTCAGCTCAGACTGCTCCCCCGGGCCAGGGTACTTGGTTCCCTCCAACATCACCAGGATTGGGCGTGACGGGACCCCTGCATACTCCCTCTACAGCCGCCCCAATGACCCCCAGCTGTTCCAAACCCCCGGACCtg GACGCTACTCCCCTGAGAGGTCAGGGAAGTCTGCATATTACTCTGCCCCTGCCTATTCGCTGTCTGCCAGGAGCAAAGGCTTCCGCAACGACCAGACCCCAG GCCCTGCTGCTTACATGCTGCCCTCTGTGTTGGGGCCTGCTACCGTCAACAAAACCTCCGCCCCTAACTTCTCCCTTCGAGGACGCAGCAAGATCGGCAGCTTCCACGAGGACCTGCAGAAG ACTCCTGGCCCAGGGACATACAGAGTGGTGGACCCCTGCACCTACAAACACAAACCCCCCCACTACAGCATGACAGGACGCAACAGCATGCCTGGAGACACCACCAGGAAACCAGGCCCTGGAGCTCACCACCCTGAACAG GTGACCTTCACCAGGATCAAACCTCCAAGCTTCTCTTTCGGAATTCGTCATTCTGAGTTCATCGCTCCGCTTATAGTGGACTTGGCGGAATAG